In Quercus lobata isolate SW786 chromosome 12, ValleyOak3.0 Primary Assembly, whole genome shotgun sequence, a genomic segment contains:
- the LOC115969842 gene encoding uncharacterized protein LOC115969842, with amino-acid sequence MTTKFNKDMYAKMRSKKDEPLSNLGKKIVRVTGQGSTPTPLSTIPPIALETTRTSSPTASIEEIVTPGSKRQRVAGKGKEKKKADVSSSTIWDDERLALDRAHEVVTPADLRALSDMSLNDVASRHVHKLVQVLGESLHITAEYITQEAKVASLTTRMEALEKENSDLKKNLITSMDEVTSLKQKVKVLDDDLRVERQLTQEKDEQLLSAKEKLATVAARSVEAFQTTDEYNTVLFSWYFKGFELLRRYLVKHPSGVNMESLDLEEVDKEMALDEAAQSSAPDGDAPGPATDAPAAMDASADA; translated from the exons ATGACGACCAAGTTCAACAAGGACATGTACGCGAAGATGAGGTCGAAGAAGGACGAGCCCCTGTCCAATCTAGGGAAGAAGATCGTGCGCGTGACCGGGCAGGGCTCTACTCCTACTCCCCTTAGTACCATTCCTCCCATAGCCCTCGAGACGACGAGAACTTCCTCTCCAACTGCGTCCATAGAGGAGATCGTCACTCCAGGCTCAAAAAGGCAGCGCGTGGCTGgtaaagggaaggagaagaagaaggctGATGTTTCCTCGTCAACAATATGGGATGATGAGAGGTTGGCTTTAGACAGGGCTCATGAGGTTGTCACTCCAGCGGACCTAAGGGCTCTCTCAGACATGTCTTTGAACGACGTTGCCTCCCGCCATGTTCATAAGCTCGTCCAG GTGTTGGGAGAGAGCCTCCACATTACTGCTGAGTATATCACTCAAGAGGCCAAGGTGGCGTCTCTGACGACCCGAATGGAGGCCCTGGAGAAAGAGAACTCCGACCTGAAGAAGAACCTGATTACCTCCATGGACGAGGTGACCTCTTTGAAGCAGAAGGTCAAGGTGCTAGATGACGACCTCAGGGTTGAACGCCAGTTGACCCAAGAAAAGGATGAGCAGCTTCTTTCAGCCAAGGAGAAGCTTGCAACTGTTGCCGCCAGGTCGGTGGAGGCTTTCCAGACTACTGACGAGTACAATACTGTACTCTTCAGTTGGTATTTCAAAGGTTTCGAGCTGCTCAGGAGGTACCTCGTCAAGCACCCTTCTGGGGTCAACATGGAGAGTTTGGATTTGGAGGAGGTAGATAAGGAGATGGCTTTGGACGAGGCTGCTCAGTCCTCTGCCCCAGATGGTGATGCTCCAGGTCCTGCCACCGATGCCCCTGCCGCCATGGACGCTTCTGCTGATGCCTGA
- the LOC115972426 gene encoding glycosyltransferase family 64 protein C4, which translates to MSTLIGIRGEDANSIDALYSPAKEKAANRGAYSSRSPLLFRRARQLLGEAKLKVFLGFFALCVVFFVTSRLSSFMGWNPHYPSSVSSPSRGGYTVLINTWKRNSLLKQSVAHYASCSGTEAIHVVWSESDPPSESLKAYLKKIVFHKSQTAQKPNFKFDINEEDNLNNRFKPIEDLKTDAIFSVDDDVIVPCPTLNFAFTVWQSAPFAMVGFVPRMHWLEKAEHGDTYYKYGGWWSVWSMGTYSMVLSKAAFFHRKYLDLYTHKMPSPIHDYVSRERNCEDIAMSLLVANATGAPPIWVKGKIYEIGSSGISSLKEHGEKRNKCLSDFATLYGTIPLVSTNVKAVDARQEWFW; encoded by the exons ATGTCTACCCTCATCGGGATCAGAGGCGAGGACGCCAATTCCATCGACGCCTTGTACTCGCCGGCGAAGGAAAAAGCGGCGAACAGAGGCGCCTACAGCAGCCGCTCGCCGCTTCTATTTCGCCGAGCTCGTCAGCTTCTCGGCGAGGCCAAGCTGAAAgtttttctgggtttctttGCTCTCTGCGTCGTCTTTTTTGTCACCTCAAGGCTTAGTTCCTTTATGGGTTGGAATCCTCACTACCCTTCTTCAGTCTCTTCTCCTTCTAG GGGTGGATACACAGTACTTATCAACACTTGGAAACGGAATTCTCTTCTCAAGCAATCTGTTGCTCATTATGCATCCTGTAGTGGGACTGAAGCAATCCATGTGGTATGGAGTGAAAGTGATCCACCTTCAGAGAGTCTGAAAGCCTATCTTAAGAAAATTGTGTTTCACAAGTCGCAAACAGCTCAGAAACCCAATTTTAAGTTTGACATAAATGAAGAGGATAATTTAAACAACAGATTTAAACCAATTGAGGACCTCAAAACAGATGCAATTTTCTCAGTTGATGATGATGTAATTGTTCCATGTCCTACAttgaattttgctttcactGTATGGCAAAGTGCTCCATTTGCAATGGTGGGATTTGTTCCTCGCATGCACTGGCTAGAGAAGGCG GAGCATGGTGATACATATTACAAATATGGAGGATGGTGGTCAGTTTGGTCGATGGGCACTTATAGTATGGTTCTCTCAAAAGCCGCATTTTTTCACAGGAAATACTTGGATCTATATACCCACAAGATGCCCTCACCCATTCATGATTATGTATCCAGGGAGAG AAATTGTGAGGATATTGCAATGTCACTGCTTGTTGCCAATGCCACTGGTGCTCCTCCGATATGGGTGAAAG GGAAGATCTATGAGATTGGATCATCAGGCATAAGCAGTTTAAAAGAGCACGgtgaaaagagaaacaaatgcCTCAGTGATTTTGCTACCCTCTATGGTACCATCCCTCTTGTATCAACCAATGTTAAAGCTGTGGATGCAAGGCAAGAATGGTTCTGGTAA